Proteins from one Cellulosilyticum lentocellum DSM 5427 genomic window:
- a CDS encoding class I SAM-dependent methyltransferase: protein MRRCIVCSGEFFKEPLLIYKNMPSAAQNMPTQLEVTRDYGIDLELYQCSCCGLIQFAVEPVNYYKDVIRASSFGKTITDLRRKQYKDFIEKFNLYDKKILEIGCGQGEFLEILKEFNVKPFGIENKKELVDRGIRKNLNIVQGFIEGKENVIQNGKFDAFLSFNFLEHQPNPNGMLQGIHENLVDEGVGIITVPSFEYFIENDSFYEFIRDHIAYYTEETLTFLLQKNGFQIVEISRFNRDTISAYVKKRSRADLSKFQLNFNQLTEDINTYIDLLKKNDNKVAIWGASHQCFTILSAAELQGKIEYIIDSATFKQGKYSPATHIPIVSPEFYFTNKVQAIIVIAPGYSQEIIQIIKKHYNDDIKIAVIQSRTLEYIN from the coding sequence ATGAGAAGGTGTATAGTGTGTAGTGGGGAATTCTTTAAAGAACCACTTTTAATATATAAGAATATGCCGAGTGCTGCTCAAAACATGCCCACTCAATTAGAGGTGACTAGGGACTATGGGATTGATTTAGAACTGTATCAATGCAGTTGCTGTGGATTGATACAGTTTGCTGTGGAACCAGTAAATTATTACAAAGATGTAATTAGAGCTAGTAGCTTTGGAAAAACTATCACAGATTTAAGGAGAAAACAGTATAAGGATTTTATTGAGAAGTTTAATTTGTACGATAAAAAAATATTAGAGATAGGATGCGGTCAAGGCGAATTTTTAGAAATACTAAAGGAATTCAATGTGAAACCTTTTGGCATCGAAAATAAAAAGGAGCTAGTAGATAGAGGAATTAGAAAAAATCTAAATATCGTGCAGGGATTTATAGAGGGAAAAGAGAATGTTATACAGAATGGAAAATTTGACGCATTTTTATCATTTAATTTTTTGGAACATCAGCCTAATCCTAATGGAATGCTACAAGGTATACATGAGAATTTAGTGGATGAGGGCGTGGGAATTATTACTGTTCCAAGTTTTGAATACTTTATTGAAAATGATAGCTTTTATGAATTTATTAGAGACCATATAGCTTATTATACAGAAGAAACACTTACCTTTTTATTACAAAAGAATGGATTTCAAATAGTAGAGATAAGTCGCTTTAATAGAGATACAATATCAGCATATGTTAAAAAAAGAAGTAGAGCAGACTTATCTAAATTTCAGCTGAATTTTAATCAGTTAACAGAGGATATAAATACATATATTGATTTATTAAAAAAAAATGATAATAAAGTAGCTATTTGGGGAGCTAGTCATCAATGTTTTACAATTTTATCAGCAGCGGAGCTACAAGGTAAGATAGAATACATTATTGATTCCGCAACCTTTAAGCAAGGTAAATATTCTCCAGCTACACATATTCCTATAGTATCACCTGAATTTTATTTTACAAATAAGGTTCAAGCAATTATTGTAATAGCGCCTGGTTATTCACAGGAGATTATTCAAATTATAAAAAAACATTACAATGATGATATTAAAATAGCAGTGATCCAATCAAGAACATTAGAATATATAAATTAG
- a CDS encoding beta/alpha barrel domain-containing protein: protein MIRNIKVFDCTLREVGYQTGWHFDEEFYHTVYKYALGKYIDYIELGFFHNEQADTNRGLGRYCSLRNNELREIFSNIKNVTKISAMRDIQRPLAPLLSRTESIVDAVRILTRSHETDFNVLGRHIEEIMSLGYETFVNFTSSGYNTIDKNQAFVKFIKEQGVDVVYFADTESVMTIDYVVDTINMCKAEGIKVGMHFHNKTGMAEILTDTAIRENVDFIDATHLGLGGKWRDGNLTFDYLLSKMGTVGGFEATHLKNEMIEQIIKYNTYSCAE, encoded by the coding sequence ATGATTAGAAATATTAAAGTATTTGATTGTACATTAAGAGAAGTAGGTTATCAAACCGGATGGCACTTTGATGAAGAATTTTATCATACAGTTTATAAATATGCTTTAGGTAAGTATATTGATTACATAGAATTAGGTTTCTTTCATAATGAACAGGCAGATACTAACAGAGGGTTGGGAAGGTATTGTAGCCTAAGAAATAATGAGCTAAGGGAAATATTCTCAAATATAAAAAATGTTACTAAGATATCTGCCATGAGAGATATTCAGAGACCTTTAGCACCATTATTGTCCAGAACGGAAAGCATTGTGGATGCAGTTAGAATATTAACCCGTTCCCATGAAACGGACTTTAATGTTTTAGGAAGACATATTGAAGAAATTATGAGTTTGGGATATGAGACTTTCGTCAATTTTACAAGTTCTGGCTATAATACCATTGATAAAAATCAAGCTTTTGTGAAGTTTATCAAAGAGCAAGGTGTAGATGTAGTTTATTTTGCAGATACAGAGAGTGTTATGACAATTGATTATGTTGTAGATACGATTAATATGTGTAAAGCTGAAGGTATAAAAGTAGGCATGCATTTCCACAATAAAACAGGCATGGCAGAAATTTTGACTGACACAGCTATTAGAGAAAATGTAGATTTTATTGATGCTACTCATTTAGGACTAGGGGGAAAGTGGAGAGATGGTAATTTAACCTTTGACTATTTATTGAGTAAGATGGGAACCGTTGGAGGCTTTGAAGCGACTCATTTAAAAAATGAAATGATTGAACAGATTATTAAGTATAATACTTATTCTTGTGCTGAATAA
- a CDS encoding GspE/PulE family protein has protein sequence MKKMQRKRLGDLLFETGMITGEQLEWGIKEQKRTGKRIGEIFVEKGIVTEENILGALEFQLGIPHMNLEQYTIDYNIASRVPESIARRYTVIAVGIDDNKLKVAMKDPLNMFALDDLKLSTKMEIIPILASEKGIINVINQTYTSAQTKSIVSQVEKKLQEESQKQITLEVPDEDESAPMVQLVNNILERCILKGASDIHIEPFEYYVRIRYRVDGRLHELAQTKKETLNAITTRIKILSGLDIAERRLPQDGRMSKSVNGQQVDLRVSILPTIYGEKTVIRFIYRTGNNLTLKDIGFHPDDYKRVEDLLKNPHGIILLTGPTGSGKSTTLAAALKVLNQDFVNIITVEDPVENMIEGINQVAVNTKVGLTFASALRSILRQDPDIIMIGEMRDSETSSIAVRAAITGHLVLSTLHTNDAASSIPRLVDMGTEAYMVGAAIKGVISQRLVRRLCPSCRSKHQVTATESRIYNVPEGTEVYQARGCSLCNQTGYKGRLAVHEVLVVDSHLEDMISSGKTSTEDIKNEAIKRGMRTLWDNAFHNVLQGKTTLEEMLRIAYEQ, from the coding sequence ATGAAGAAGATGCAAAGAAAAAGATTGGGAGATTTGCTCTTTGAGACAGGTATGATTACCGGGGAACAGTTAGAGTGGGGAATTAAAGAGCAAAAACGTACAGGGAAACGTATTGGAGAGATTTTTGTAGAAAAAGGTATTGTCACCGAAGAAAATATCTTGGGAGCTCTAGAATTCCAATTGGGTATCCCGCATATGAATCTTGAGCAATATACTATTGATTACAATATTGCGTCTAGAGTCCCAGAAAGTATTGCAAGGCGTTATACAGTGATTGCAGTAGGCATAGATGATAACAAGTTAAAGGTGGCCATGAAAGATCCACTAAACATGTTTGCACTGGATGATTTAAAGTTAAGTACTAAAATGGAGATTATCCCTATTTTAGCATCTGAAAAAGGAATCATTAATGTTATCAATCAGACTTATACTTCTGCACAGACAAAGAGTATTGTATCCCAAGTGGAAAAGAAGCTACAAGAGGAATCTCAAAAACAAATAACTTTAGAAGTACCAGATGAAGATGAAAGTGCACCTATGGTTCAGCTTGTTAATAATATTCTAGAACGTTGTATTTTAAAGGGAGCTTCAGATATACATATTGAGCCATTTGAGTATTATGTACGTATTCGCTATCGTGTAGACGGTAGATTACATGAATTAGCGCAAACTAAAAAAGAAACTTTAAATGCTATTACAACGCGTATTAAGATTTTATCTGGGTTAGACATTGCAGAGAGACGTTTACCACAAGATGGGCGTATGTCTAAGTCTGTAAATGGTCAGCAGGTAGACCTTCGTGTGAGCATTTTACCAACCATTTATGGTGAAAAAACAGTTATACGTTTTATTTACCGTACAGGAAATAATTTAACTTTGAAGGATATAGGCTTTCATCCAGACGATTATAAGAGAGTAGAAGATTTGTTGAAAAATCCCCATGGTATTATTCTTTTGACAGGGCCTACCGGTAGTGGTAAGTCTACTACTTTGGCAGCAGCGTTAAAAGTACTTAATCAAGATTTTGTTAATATTATTACAGTTGAAGACCCAGTTGAAAATATGATAGAGGGTATAAATCAAGTAGCAGTTAATACAAAAGTTGGATTAACCTTTGCAAGTGCCTTGCGTTCTATCTTACGTCAAGACCCGGATATCATCATGATTGGTGAAATGCGCGATAGTGAAACAAGTTCTATTGCTGTACGAGCAGCTATTACAGGTCACTTAGTATTAAGTACACTTCATACTAATGATGCAGCTAGTTCTATTCCTCGTTTAGTGGATATGGGGACAGAAGCTTACATGGTTGGAGCAGCCATAAAAGGTGTTATTTCACAGCGTTTAGTACGTAGGTTATGTCCTAGTTGCAGGAGTAAACATCAAGTAACAGCTACTGAATCAAGAATATATAATGTTCCAGAGGGAACGGAAGTTTATCAGGCTAGAGGATGTAGCTTGTGTAATCAAACAGGATATAAAGGAAGATTAGCTGTACACGAAGTATTGGTTGTTGACTCACATTTAGAAGATATGATTTCTTCAGGCAAAACGAGTACAGAAGATATTAAAAACGAAGCTATTAAGAGAGGAATGAGAACATTATGGGACAATGCTTTTCATAATGTTCTTCAAGGAAAAACAACACTTGAAGAAATGCTAAGAATTGCATATGAGCAGTGA
- a CDS encoding type II secretion system F family protein translates to METFLYKAKSSVNGKKISGELQAENELAVREMLMKKNLDPLSISKKSTFNADLSEVGIFKQKIKLTDINFFCKQFASMIQAGISIGKGLNICAQQCSNKTLKKHLEHIHSQVTEGKTLSEATREENIFPDILVSMIECGEASGNLDKVLQQTVDHFDNQLGVTKKVKKALAYPTIVLVIVAVVVVILMVKVIPNFMGLLTETGAEIPIPTQIVIAVSNFCIAKWPILIGIVVVLVVIGFNIKKIPSCRRALDRLSLKLPIFGDLNKKSISAVFASTMSMLVESGIPMLQAIEITKKVIGNAVADEELDLAIISLKQGQSLYDSLSGSIIYPPIMYSMINIGEETGALDDMLIKISVYFKEEVDIAVDNMTLLIEPALTIFMAVIVGGIMLAVMLPTFAAANAMM, encoded by the coding sequence ATGGAGACTTTTTTATACAAAGCAAAAAGTAGTGTTAATGGAAAAAAGATTTCAGGTGAATTACAAGCTGAAAACGAACTAGCTGTACGTGAAATGCTGATGAAAAAAAATCTTGATCCACTTTCGATTAGTAAAAAAAGTACTTTTAATGCTGATTTAAGTGAAGTAGGCATTTTTAAGCAAAAAATTAAATTAACAGATATTAACTTTTTTTGTAAACAATTCGCTTCTATGATTCAAGCAGGGATTAGTATTGGTAAAGGACTTAATATTTGTGCCCAACAGTGTTCTAATAAAACACTAAAGAAACATTTAGAGCATATTCACTCACAAGTTACAGAAGGGAAGACTTTATCAGAAGCAACAAGAGAAGAAAATATCTTTCCAGATATTTTAGTAAGTATGATTGAGTGTGGAGAAGCTTCAGGTAATTTAGATAAAGTATTACAGCAAACAGTAGATCATTTTGATAATCAATTAGGCGTTACCAAAAAAGTAAAAAAAGCTTTGGCGTATCCCACTATTGTTTTAGTTATTGTAGCTGTTGTAGTTGTTATATTAATGGTTAAGGTTATTCCGAATTTTATGGGATTGTTAACAGAAACAGGCGCAGAAATTCCAATACCGACTCAAATAGTTATTGCCGTAAGTAATTTTTGTATTGCCAAGTGGCCTATTTTAATCGGTATAGTAGTAGTATTAGTAGTTATAGGTTTTAATATTAAGAAAATACCGTCTTGTAGAAGAGCTTTAGATCGTCTATCACTCAAATTGCCTATATTTGGGGATTTAAATAAGAAGTCTATTTCAGCTGTTTTTGCTAGTACTATGTCCATGTTGGTAGAGTCTGGTATTCCTATGCTTCAAGCTATAGAGATAACTAAAAAGGTAATTGGTAATGCAGTAGCAGATGAAGAATTAGACTTAGCCATTATTTCTTTAAAGCAAGGGCAAAGCTTATATGACTCATTAAGTGGGAGTATAATTTATCCACCCATTATGTATAGCATGATTAATATAGGTGAAGAAACAGGTGCTTTAGATGATATGCTGATTAAAATAAGTGTTTATTTTAAAGAAGAGGTAGACATAGCAGTTGATAATATGACTTTATTAATAGAACCTGCATTGACCATCTTTATGGCTGTCATTGTTGGTGGTATCATGCTAGCGGTTATGTTACCAACCTTTGCAGCTGCTAATGCTATGATGTAA
- a CDS encoding NAD-dependent epimerase/dehydratase family protein produces the protein MRKIKKVIVTGATSMIGSALIEYLVDRNIKVLAVCRKETSKIENLILHPNVKVQFADLNELDQLESTEQYDACYHFAWQGTNAEYREDVYLQNSNIKYTLDAVKMAKRLGCKVFIGAGSQSEYGRVEGKLSPETKIAPENAYGISKYCAGKISAVYAKQLNIKHIWVRIVSVYGPRCGESSMIISTIQKLLKGEEPEFTKGEQVWDYLYCEDAARALYLLANKGKDQEVYCMGSGNPEPLITYLYKIRDAINPNISLRIGKKPYIDNQIMYLCADISKLTQDTGFIPKISFEEGIKKTINYCKK, from the coding sequence ATGAGAAAAATTAAGAAGGTTATTGTAACAGGGGCAACAAGCATGATAGGATCTGCTTTGATAGAATACTTAGTGGATAGGAATATTAAGGTATTAGCAGTCTGCAGGAAAGAAACTTCAAAAATAGAAAATCTTATTTTACATCCTAATGTAAAAGTTCAATTTGCAGACTTAAATGAATTAGATCAGCTAGAGAGTACGGAACAATATGATGCTTGTTATCATTTTGCATGGCAAGGTACAAATGCGGAATATAGAGAAGATGTATATTTGCAAAATAGTAATATCAAATATACACTAGATGCAGTAAAAATGGCTAAAAGATTAGGTTGCAAAGTTTTTATAGGAGCAGGCTCTCAATCAGAATATGGAAGGGTTGAAGGAAAATTATCTCCTGAAACTAAAATAGCACCAGAAAATGCATATGGTATTTCAAAGTATTGTGCAGGTAAAATAAGTGCAGTTTATGCAAAACAGTTAAATATAAAACATATATGGGTAAGAATAGTGAGTGTATATGGACCTAGATGTGGTGAATCAAGCATGATTATATCTACAATACAAAAATTATTAAAAGGTGAGGAACCTGAATTTACAAAAGGAGAACAAGTTTGGGATTACTTATATTGTGAAGATGCAGCGAGAGCATTATATCTTTTAGCAAATAAAGGAAAAGATCAGGAAGTATACTGTATGGGAAGTGGTAATCCAGAACCACTTATCACTTATCTTTACAAAATAAGAGATGCTATAAATCCAAACATTTCATTGAGAATAGGAAAGAAGCCTTATATAGATAATCAAATCATGTATTTGTGTGCAGATATCAGTAAACTAACACAAGATACGGGGTTTATTCCAAAAATATCTTTTGAAGAGGGCATAAAAAAAACAATTAACTATTGTAAAAAATAA
- a CDS encoding type IV pilus twitching motility protein PilT gives MDVNDLLEIVVEQNASDIHLTVGLPPTLRLHGQLTPLDLPTLREADTKELIGQLLEGKPILMEKFREKGEVDFSYALQDIGRFRVNVYKQRGSWATALRLVGVDIPRMEDLGLPRKILESLSDNTRGLILVTGPTGSGKSTTLATMVDYMNQKRREHILTLEDPIEYLHKHKNSMVNQREIGFDTNSYANALRAALREDPDVILVGEMRDQETISTAITAAETGHLVLSTLHTIGAAQTIDRIIDVFPPHQQQQIRVQLANILKGVVSQQLLPRCDIKGRCVALEIMLGNAAIANLIREEKTHQIYSQIQTGALTGMVTMDASIVKHYKEGRISLETASHYAQIRDEFKRLIGR, from the coding sequence ATGGATGTTAATGATTTATTAGAAATTGTTGTAGAACAGAATGCTTCAGATATACATTTAACTGTAGGACTTCCGCCTACACTCAGGTTACATGGTCAATTAACACCTTTAGATTTGCCTACTCTAAGAGAAGCAGATACAAAAGAACTTATAGGTCAGTTACTAGAAGGAAAGCCTATTTTAATGGAGAAGTTTAGAGAAAAAGGAGAAGTAGACTTTTCTTATGCACTTCAAGATATAGGACGTTTTCGTGTTAATGTATATAAGCAAAGGGGAAGTTGGGCAACAGCCCTTCGTTTGGTTGGCGTAGATATTCCGAGAATGGAAGACCTAGGGCTACCACGAAAAATATTAGAATCTCTTTCTGATAATACAAGAGGGCTTATTTTAGTTACAGGACCTACAGGAAGTGGTAAATCTACTACTTTAGCCACTATGGTGGACTATATGAATCAAAAAAGAAGAGAACATATTTTGACACTTGAAGACCCTATTGAATATTTACATAAACATAAAAATAGTATGGTAAATCAGAGAGAAATTGGTTTTGATACCAATAGCTATGCTAATGCTTTAAGAGCCGCTTTACGTGAAGACCCAGATGTCATTCTGGTAGGAGAAATGCGTGATCAAGAAACGATTTCTACAGCTATTACAGCAGCAGAAACGGGTCATTTGGTATTAAGTACCTTACATACCATTGGGGCAGCTCAGACCATAGACCGTATTATAGACGTTTTTCCACCTCATCAGCAGCAGCAAATACGTGTACAGTTGGCTAATATTCTAAAGGGAGTTGTTTCCCAGCAGCTTTTGCCAAGATGCGATATTAAGGGGAGATGTGTGGCACTTGAGATTATGTTAGGTAATGCGGCAATAGCCAATTTGATTCGTGAGGAAAAGACGCATCAAATTTATTCTCAAATTCAAACAGGCGCATTAACAGGAATGGTTACAATGGATGCTTCTATTGTAAAGCACTATAAAGAAGGTCGGATTTCACTAGAAACAGCTAGCCATTATGCACAAATCCGAGATGAATTTAAACGTCTAATAGGACGATAA
- a CDS encoding YfhO family protein: MKQCKEWLNENRFIILGFLIPFFVWIFLCIIMCITPFGPYSLLISDLEAGHIDALTKLRDIVLEGKSLAYCWGQIQGSTPFAGLGLGTLISTFNFIIFFVEKDQILSALTWIIILRIGCCGATCAFYLKKTFKRNDISISIFAWCYALMAYAVIYYFHIIWLDQIMMLPLVLYGVEKILKNKKNYLYFTITLTLIFFMNFYMAYMTGVFAFLYFVYRYLAVEKEYLLKDFIGKLGTFLVSPILALGCSSVLLIPIFNMMPGRDGLFNPDQMAMSLRYEFSGLMSKLCIGSFDTALPGGLPYIYCGLIVVILMFFYFLSYSITYKEKLLTFFLGLFMFLSMTVNPLYVAWHGFKPPVYFEGRFTYIVSFLMIWIAYKGYCVFNTISIRQVHTTFGIIGTAVILLNRQVYSYITDESLLYTVVFIILYYLLIVLVKQKPSYKKQGTLLLALLVGLELGNNAMMSIQTIDKGGQLPLVTKYTSAYNTIKSDVDEIMAMDPGFYRIEKDSERSMNDGFGIGYPSIGHFDTIYNYEVKKTIGDMGVQTGHNWIRYKGSTPITDMLVNIKYTMIQDDTYQSYKNIKEKEFVNYYENPYAVSAGFMIANPINEGIRATNPLTLQETILNEMLGEKDNNYYIPLTPYSVTKENTGKVEREDSTVNQANDEKKGVVTVYYSKDNYADSKINYKLKVGKEGPCYMYVDQINGGKMAIIVNDDKVIPAEFDYGNYVMYLGDFKSGEEVQVTLQLLQPEFAMKNIWFYTLDTKALETTSNVLREQALMITKHSDTELEGKLIVNDIKSYLYTSIPYDKGWTIYVDGKRIETIKVLHGFLGAKISEGKHTIRLVYSPYGFKLGLGISILSGMVIILLFIIKLNKNKKH; the protein is encoded by the coding sequence ATGAAGCAATGTAAAGAATGGTTAAATGAAAATCGATTTATTATATTAGGTTTTTTGATTCCGTTTTTTGTTTGGATTTTTCTATGTATTATTATGTGCATTACACCCTTTGGACCATATAGCTTACTAATATCAGATTTGGAAGCGGGACATATTGATGCATTAACGAAACTTAGAGATATTGTATTAGAAGGTAAAAGTTTAGCATATTGTTGGGGACAAATACAAGGGAGTACACCTTTTGCGGGACTTGGTTTAGGTACCTTGATAAGCACATTTAATTTTATAATATTTTTTGTGGAAAAAGATCAAATTTTATCAGCATTAACTTGGATTATTATTTTGAGGATTGGATGTTGTGGTGCAACTTGTGCATTTTATTTGAAAAAGACTTTTAAACGAAATGATATAAGTATTAGTATCTTCGCGTGGTGCTACGCGCTGATGGCTTATGCCGTGATTTACTATTTCCATATTATATGGCTAGACCAAATCATGATGCTTCCTTTAGTGTTATATGGAGTGGAAAAGATCTTAAAAAATAAAAAGAACTATCTTTACTTTACAATTACACTTACGCTAATCTTTTTCATGAACTTTTATATGGCTTATATGACTGGTGTATTTGCTTTCTTATACTTTGTCTATAGATATTTGGCTGTAGAAAAAGAGTATTTATTAAAAGACTTTATAGGAAAGTTAGGCACTTTTTTAGTTAGTCCAATATTAGCTTTAGGTTGTAGTAGTGTGCTCTTAATTCCTATATTTAATATGATGCCCGGAAGAGATGGACTTTTTAATCCTGATCAAATGGCAATGTCATTACGCTACGAATTTTCAGGTCTAATGAGCAAATTATGTATCGGGAGTTTTGATACAGCCTTGCCTGGTGGATTGCCTTACATTTATTGTGGCTTAATTGTTGTAATCCTTATGTTTTTCTATTTCTTAAGTTATAGCATTACTTATAAGGAAAAGCTCCTTACCTTCTTTTTAGGCTTATTTATGTTTTTATCTATGACTGTTAATCCACTTTATGTAGCGTGGCATGGTTTTAAACCACCCGTATATTTTGAGGGACGCTTCACTTATATAGTTAGTTTTTTGATGATATGGATTGCGTACAAAGGGTATTGTGTATTTAATACCATTTCCATACGACAAGTACATACCACTTTTGGAATTATAGGTACTGCAGTTATCTTACTTAATCGACAAGTATATAGTTACATAACAGATGAATCGCTTCTATATACAGTTGTCTTCATTATTTTATATTATTTACTTATTGTTTTAGTCAAGCAAAAGCCAAGCTATAAAAAGCAAGGCACATTACTATTAGCATTATTAGTTGGATTAGAACTAGGGAATAATGCCATGATGAGTATTCAAACGATTGATAAGGGTGGGCAACTTCCTTTGGTTACTAAATATACTTCAGCATATAATACTATTAAAAGTGATGTGGATGAAATTATGGCTATGGATCCAGGATTCTATCGTATAGAGAAAGATAGTGAAAGAAGTATGAATGATGGATTTGGGATAGGTTATCCAAGCATAGGACATTTTGATACTATTTATAATTATGAAGTGAAAAAAACGATAGGTGATATGGGTGTTCAAACGGGACACAACTGGATTCGTTATAAAGGTAGTACTCCTATTACGGATATGCTAGTGAATATTAAGTATACAATGATCCAAGATGATACCTATCAAAGTTATAAGAATATAAAAGAAAAAGAATTTGTAAATTATTACGAAAACCCTTATGCAGTATCAGCAGGTTTTATGATAGCCAATCCAATCAATGAGGGTATTAGAGCGACTAATCCACTAACCTTGCAAGAAACCATTCTAAACGAAATGCTTGGAGAAAAGGATAACAATTATTATATACCTTTAACTCCTTATTCTGTTACTAAAGAAAATACAGGAAAAGTAGAACGTGAAGATAGCACAGTAAACCAGGCGAATGATGAAAAAAAAGGAGTGGTAACAGTCTATTATAGCAAAGATAATTATGCAGATTCTAAAATTAATTATAAGCTAAAAGTGGGAAAAGAGGGTCCTTGTTATATGTACGTGGATCAGATAAATGGCGGTAAGATGGCTATTATTGTTAATGATGATAAAGTTATACCAGCTGAATTTGACTACGGCAATTATGTGATGTATCTCGGAGACTTTAAATCTGGAGAAGAAGTTCAAGTAACCCTTCAACTTCTCCAACCTGAATTTGCAATGAAAAATATATGGTTTTATACATTAGACACCAAGGCGCTAGAAACGACAAGCAATGTATTAAGAGAACAGGCCTTGATGATTACAAAGCATTCAGATACCGAGCTAGAAGGAAAACTTATCGTAAATGATATAAAAAGCTATTTATATACTTCTATTCCTTATGATAAGGGGTGGACTATCTATGTAGATGGTAAGCGGATTGAGACTATAAAAGTACTTCATGGTTTCTTAGGAGCTAAAATAAGTGAAGGTAAACATACAATACGTTTAGTATACTCGCCTTATGGTTTTAAACTAGGATTGGGAATATCGATTTTATCAGGAATGGTAATCATTTTACTATTTATAATAAAATTAAATAAAAATAAAAAGCATTAA
- a CDS encoding GtrA family protein — MKKMNLKLISLFKKNRQFIRFIIVGVSNLTISLVTYYLMLYLGVYYQIANIFGFVFGSLNGYFWNRNWVFKIKQNSIISILKFYSTYLGTWILSTILLWLEIEIIGISEMIAPFINIFITTPLNYVLNKYWTFEKR, encoded by the coding sequence ATGAAAAAGATGAATCTTAAACTAATAAGCTTGTTTAAGAAAAATAGGCAATTCATTAGATTTATAATTGTTGGTGTCAGTAATTTGACGATTTCACTTGTAACATATTATTTGATGCTTTATCTAGGGGTATATTATCAAATAGCTAATATCTTCGGCTTTGTTTTTGGAAGTTTAAATGGCTACTTTTGGAATAGAAATTGGGTGTTTAAAATCAAACAAAATAGCATTATATCTATTCTAAAATTTTATTCAACCTATTTAGGAACGTGGATATTATCAACTATTTTGCTATGGTTAGAGATAGAAATAATAGGAATTTCAGAAATGATAGCTCCATTTATTAATATATTTATTACAACACCCTTAAATTACGTATTAAATAAATACTGGACTTTTGAAAAAAGATAA
- a CDS encoding NAD-dependent epimerase/dehydratase family protein, producing the protein MKIAVITGSTGFIGSHLTLKLLKEGYEVYALIREGSSFKMELSHYRGLNVIKGDIKNVEIILEHINTCDVFFHLAWEGVNRKNIDNIQVHEQNVLYSMKCIEVALKLNCKCFIHTGSSAEYGIGQNGMFKESQKVKPISAYAKSKWLFYCKASKLCLNTEMRFLHVRIFSVYGINDHPWSLVYTTISRLLKNEDVRLGKCIHYWNYIYIDDLVEGIIALYDNSYKIPKNDSGIFNIASNDTRVLKNFVEEIHRITCSQGKLQFGAIEQTSKEAISMQPNINKIGIITEWKSKISFEEGIKNMIEKMEGD; encoded by the coding sequence ATGAAAATAGCTGTAATTACAGGGAGCACGGGTTTTATTGGATCGCATTTGACTCTTAAGTTACTAAAAGAAGGTTATGAGGTATACGCACTGATAAGAGAAGGTTCGTCGTTTAAAATGGAACTAAGTCATTATAGAGGATTAAATGTAATTAAAGGTGATATTAAAAATGTAGAAATTATACTTGAGCATATAAATACGTGTGACGTATTTTTTCATTTAGCATGGGAAGGTGTAAATAGGAAGAATATAGATAATATACAAGTTCATGAACAAAATGTACTTTATTCTATGAAATGCATTGAAGTAGCGCTAAAACTTAATTGCAAATGTTTTATCCATACAGGATCTAGCGCTGAATATGGAATAGGACAAAATGGGATGTTTAAAGAAAGCCAGAAGGTAAAGCCTATTAGTGCCTATGCAAAAAGTAAATGGTTATTTTATTGTAAAGCAAGCAAGTTATGCTTAAACACTGAAATGAGATTTTTACATGTTCGTATTTTTAGTGTATATGGAATAAATGATCATCCTTGGTCTTTGGTATATACTACAATTAGTAGACTACTAAAAAACGAAGATGTAAGACTAGGAAAATGTATCCATTACTGGAATTATATATATATTGATGATTTGGTTGAAGGTATTATAGCGTTATATGATAATTCTTATAAAATACCTAAAAATGATAGTGGGATATTTAATATTGCTAGTAATGACACTAGGGTATTAAAGAACTTTGTTGAAGAAATTCATAGGATAACGTGCAGTCAAGGGAAATTGCAATTTGGAGCAATTGAACAAACAAGTAAAGAAGCAATATCAATGCAACCTAATATAAACAAAATAGGCATTATAACAGAATGGAAATCTAAAATTTCTTTTGAAGAAGGCATAAAAAACATGATAGAGAAAATGGAGGGGGATTAA